A single genomic interval of Carassius auratus strain Wakin chromosome 30, ASM336829v1, whole genome shotgun sequence harbors:
- the LOC113048723 gene encoding metal transporter CNNM4-like: MLMTGRGLDKGVGDVDSHSEAKNMATGWSGKGSTLTLLLMFWIRFCASRAQSSGSDSLILGMRLERSDKPASTSDDGIIQVTEESDIQLRFYGLNISIDAWERIRFVEQSEESNSTCADFTKDISIRTNMSVHSRGSSGVLGLRIKALRKSESRRDYALCVRHSSDGTWLLLGENDGKLRVLEEKKSILPIWLQVIIIICLLALSGMFSGLNLGLMALDPMELRIVQRSGTEKEKKYASQIEPIRRKGNYLLCSLLLGNVLVNTTLTILLDGLIGSGLAAVVASTIGIVIFGEIVPQALCSRHGLAVGANTILLTKFFMLLTFPLSFPISKLLDCVLGQEIGTVYNREKLVEMLKVTAPYNDLVKEEMNMIQGALELRSKTVEDIMTPLEDCFMIRSDAVLDFNTMSEIIESGYTRIPVYEGEQSNIVDILLVQDLAFVDPDDCTTLKTITRFYKHPVHFVFHDIKLDSMLEEFKKGKSHLAIVQKVNSDGEGDPFYEVLGLVTLEDVFEEIIKSEILDESDLYTDNRSRKKVVPNKNKRDFSAFKHESECKVSPQLLLAAHRFLSSEVNVFSPSHISEKVLLRILKHPDVIQEIKFSENDKKSAHHFLYLRGKAVDYFILILQGRVEVEAGSDNMKFETGPFSFYGAMALGAPTPELRSPLIAGLNRSVSYTDHPEPQSISSTQTQYTPDFNVRALADLQFVKISRSQYQLALMASRLDSSSQSLDAGHGRLDISTASALPPSSGNRDEMTSLLNAQNSQTQHT, from the exons ATGTTAATGACGGGGCGGGGTCTCGACAAGGGCGTAGGTGACGTCGACTCTCATTCAGAAGCGAAAAACATGGCGACAGGATGGAGTGGGAAAGGCAGCACGCTAACTTTATTACTCATGTTTTGGATTAGATTCTGTGCGAGCCGAGCGCAGTCCTCAGGCAGCGATAGCCTGATCCTCGGCATGCGGCTAGAGAGGAGCGACAAACCCGCCTCGACCTCCGACGACGGGATCATCCAGGTAACCGAGGAGAGCGACATCCAGCTCCGCTTCTACGGACTCAACATCAGCATCGACGCCTGGGAGCGGATCAGGTTCGTGGAGCAGAGCGAGGAGTCCAACAGCACTTGTGCTGACTTCACCAAAGACATCTCCATCAGGACTAACATGAGCGTCCACAGCCGAGGCTCCTCCGGGGTCCTGGGGCTCAGAATCAAAGCGCTTCGGAAGAGTGAGTCGCGGCGGGATTACGCGCTCTGCGTCAGACACAGCTCCGATGGGACGTGGCTCCTCCTCGGAGAAAACGACGGGAAGCTGCGTGTGCTGGAGGAGAAAAAGTCCATTCTTCCCATCTGGCTCCAGGTGATCATAATAATCTGCCTTCTAGCTCTCTCAGGGATGTTCAGCGGCTTGAATCTGGGTCTCATGGCGTTGGATCCCATGGAGCTGCGGATCGTCCAGCGCTCCGgtacagagaaagaaaagaagtACGCGAGTCAAATCGAACCGATCCGGCGGAAAGGAAACTACTTATTGTGCTCGCTTCTGTTGGGGAACGTGTTGGTGAACACTACGCTGACGATCCTCCTCGACGGTCTCATCGGCTCCGGGTTGGCCGCAGTCGTCGCGTCTACTATCGGCATCGTGATCTTCGGCGAGATCGTCCCTCAGGCGCTCTGTTCCCGCCACGGTTTGGCGGTTGGCGCGAACACCATTCTCCTCACGAAGTTCTTCATGCTTCTGACTTTCCCGCTTTCTTTCCCCATCAGCAAACTGCTGGACTGCGTTCTGGGTCAGGAGATCGGTACCGTGTACAACCGAGAGAAGCTGGTGGAGATGCTGAAGGTGACCGCGCCGTATAACGACCTGGTGAAGGAGGAGATGAACATGATCCAAGGCGCGCTGGAGCTGAGGAGCAAGACGGTGGAGGACATCATGACTCCGCTGGAAGACTGCTTCATGATCCGCAGCGACGCGGTGCTGGACTTTAACACCATGTCTGAGATCATAGAGAGCGGCTACACACGGATCCCCGTCTACGAGGGCGAGCAGAGCAACATCGTGGATATCCTCCTCGTCCAAGACCTCGCCTTCGTGGACCCGGATGATTGCACGACGCTGAAGACCATCACCAGGTTCTACAAACATCCGGTGCACTTCGTGTTTCACGACATCAAGCTGGACTCCATGCTGGAGGAGTTCAAGAAAG GTAAGTCCCACCTGGCGATCGTGCAGAAGGTGAACAGCGATGGAGAGGGAGACCCGTTCTATGAGGTGCTGGGATTGGTCACGCTGGAGGACGTGTTCGAGGAGATCATCAAATCAGAGATCCTGGACGAGTCGGACCTCTACA CTGATAACCGCAGCAGGAAGAAAGTGGTACCCAATAAGAACAAGCGAGACTTCTCTGCGTTCAAACACGAGAGCGAGTGTAAAGTGTCTCCTCAGCTGCTGCTGGCCGCTCACCGCTTCCTCTCGTCAG AGGTGAATGTGTTCAGTCCATCTCACATCTCTGAGAAAGTGCTTCTGCGTATTCTTAAACACCCTGACGTGATCCAGGAGATCAAATTCAGCGAGAACGACAAGAAATCAGCGCATCACTTCCTGTACCTGCGCGGTAAAGCCGTGGACTACTTCATCCTCATCCTGCAG GGCCGTGTGGAGGTGGAGGCTGGGAGCGACAACATGAAGTTTGAGACGGGGCCCTTCTCTTTCTATGGAGCCATGGCCCTCGGCGCTCCGACACCAG AGTTGCGCTCTCCTCTCATCGCTGGACTGAACCGCTCGGTCAGCTACACCGATCACCCAGAGCCTCAGTCCATCAGCAGCACACAGACACAGTACACACCAGACTTCAACGTCCGAGCTCTGGCCGACCTGCAGTTCGTCAAG ATCTCACGCTCTCAGTATCAGCTCGCTCTGATGGCGTCTCGGCTGGACAGTTCCTCACAGTCTCTGGACGCTGGACACGGCCGTCTGGACATCAGCACCGCATCCGCTCTGCCTCCGTCTTCTGGAAACAGGGACGAGATGACCTCGCTCCTCAACGCACAGAACAGTCAAACACAGCACACATAG